From a single Capsicum annuum cultivar UCD-10X-F1 chromosome 12, UCD10Xv1.1, whole genome shotgun sequence genomic region:
- the LOC107854323 gene encoding polyamine oxidase 4-like, with translation MEMLLERGLVLGQCHLIGQARGRLHGVCDENLLAPLIRWLELTMFRTSGDNSCCMTITYKSSYFILFVTWMVIKFVKIQLFKLEMYSRKSSSETEKVRNEHSHDLSVL, from the exons ATGGAGATGTTATTGGAGCGTGGTTTGGTGCTTGGCCAATGTCACTTGATTGGGCAAGCCCGTGGCAG GCTCCATGGGGTGTGTGATGAGAATCTGCTGGCTCCATTGATTCGCTGGTTAGAGCTCACCATGTTTCGCACTAGCGGTGATAACTCGTGCTGTATGACCATAACCTATAAAT CTTCATACTTCATACTGTTTGTGACATGGATGGTCATCAAGTTTGTCAAAATACAGTTGTTCAAGTTGGAGATGTATTCAAGAAAATCCTCAAGTGAG ACTGAGAAAGTGAGGAACGAGCATAGTCATGACTTGTCAGTCCTTTAA